The following coding sequences are from one Dreissena polymorpha isolate Duluth1 chromosome 8, UMN_Dpol_1.0, whole genome shotgun sequence window:
- the LOC127842479 gene encoding caprin-2-like — protein sequence MTTILTISACWILGVFIYVDAVTDDDFQSLLARLSVLEEKQAFSEKRIAALETEIKLSQKRIADLEKYKTLSERRVATLERKNEARNSRIDVFDAVKKMYAKTAALETNNNKYGKTLFYMKGASIKNDKIQSNIKTAVPENDFEVLPNRNGETYPRQTDNIEIANNSTAVLQSDHRRFAVQENVAFTAMRVPNQQHIGINQDIIFDRVLTNEGGGYHPNHGVFTAPQSGVYVISSTILTWMNGEVHAAIVHNGNAVAHIYGHGDNGRHDQSSQTVVIRLNVGDEVAVQNVNPPDNNIWGYSYSSFSGYLV from the exons ATGACGACCATATTGACAATTTCCGCGTGTTGGATTTTAGGTGTTTTTATATACGTTGACGCGGTAACAGATGACGATTTTCAATCATTGCTTGCCAGGCTTTCTGTGCTCgaagaaaaacaagcattttccGAGAAACGAATTGCTGCGCTTGAAACGGAGATTAAGTTGTCACAGAAAAGAATCGCCGACTTAGAAAAATACAAGACATTGTCCGAGAGAAGAGTCGCTACGCTTGAAAGAAAAAATGAAGCACGGAACAGTAGAATAGATGTGTTTGATGCTGTTAAGAAAATGTATGCAAAAACAGCCGCACTTGAAACCAACAACAATAAATACGGCAAGACCCTGTTTTACATGAAAGGCGCCTCgattaaaaatgacaaaatacagTCTAACATAAAAACTGCCGTGCCTGAGAATGATTTTGAAGTATTACCAAACCGTAACGGAGAAACATATCCCAGACAGACTGATAATATTGAAATTGCAAATAACTCAACTGCAG TATTACAGTCTGATCACAGAAGATTTGCAGTACAAGAGAATGTGGCATTTACCGCAATGAGAGTCCCTAATCAACAACACATCGGTATTAATCAGGACATCATCTTTGATCGGGTACTTACAAATGAAGGAGGCGGATACCATCCAAATCACGGTGTTTTTACCGCTCCACAATCTGGCGTTTACGTTATCTCATCGACGATTTTGACTTGGATGAATGGGGAGGTTCATGCTGCCATAGTTCATAATGGAAACGCTGTCGCTCACATTTACGGTCACGGAGACAATGGAAGACACGACCAAAGCAGTCAGACGGTTGTCATAAGGCTAAATGTAGGGGATGAAGTAGCTGTTCAAAATGTTAACCCTCCAGATAATAACATTTGGGGTTACTCGTATTCGTCATTCAGCGGATATTTAGTGTAG
- the LOC127843138 gene encoding cerebellin-3-like — protein sequence MRVHEKGIDTFEKDINLSVNKNVHDERKAALFEKKLRSTALQPVVAFSAMKNAPQEHVGLNQNIIFDKVITNEGGGYDALHGVFIAPQSGYYVFSSTALTTVNGEIHTAMVHNANIIAYIYGHGDNGRHDQGSQTVVTWLNVGDEVDVQNKDYTDTSIFGSLYSSFSGYLF from the exons ATGAGGGTGCATGAAAAAGGAATCGATACGTTTGAAAAGGATATTAACTTGTCTGTTAACAAGAACGTTCATGATGAAAGAAAAGCTGCTTTGTTTGAAAAGAAACTCCGCTCAACTGCTC TACAGCCAGTTGTTGCTTTTTCTGCAATGAAAAACGCCCCCCAAGAACATGTCGGTCTTAATCAGAACATCATCTTTGACAAAGTCATTACAAACGAAGGAGGCGGATACGATGCCTTACACGGCGTCTTCATAGCCCCACAATCCGGCTATTACGTATTTTCATCTACAGCTTTGACCACCGTTAACGGAGAGATACATACCGCTATGGTTCACAACGCAAACATCATTGCATACATCTACGGTCATGGTGACAATGGAAGGCACGACCAAGGAAGTCAGACTGTTGTTACGTGGCTGAATGTTGGCGATGAAGTAGATGTTCAAAATAAAGACTACACAGATACCAGTATTTTTGGATCTCTGTATTCGTCCTTCAGTGGCTATTTATTTTGA